CGGGGTGTCGTCGGCGACGATCCGCAACGACATGGCGCAGCTCGAGGAGGACGGCCTCATCGCCGCCCCGCACACCTCCTCCGGGCGGGTGCCCACCGACAAGGGGTACCGCGTCTTCGTGGACCAGCTCACCGAGTTGCGACCCCTCAGCTCCGCCCAGCGCAACGCGATCGAGGCGTTCCTCGGCGAGAGTTCCGACCTCGACGAGGTGCTGCGCCGCACGGTGCGGCTGCTCTCCCAGCTCACCAACCAGGTCGCGCTGGCCCAGTACCCCTCGTTCGGCACCGCGCGGGTGCGGCACGTCGAGCTCGTGGGTCTCGGGCCGCACCGCGTGATGACGGTGCTCATCACCGACACCGGCCGTGTCGACCAGCGCACCGTCGAGAGCGCCGCGGGCGACGACACCGAGCTGCTCGCGCGGCTGCGCGAACGCTTCAACGCCTCGCTCGGCGGAAGCGCCCTCGCCGATGCCGCCATCCTCCTGCGGCAGCTGGCCGACACGCTCGAGCCCGACGACCGTCCGCTCGCGGCACCGCTC
The Protaetiibacter larvae DNA segment above includes these coding regions:
- the hrcA gene encoding heat-inducible transcriptional repressor HrcA, whose product is MVSERSLAVLRVIVQDYVATSEPVGSKSIVDRHAFGVSSATIRNDMAQLEEDGLIAAPHTSSGRVPTDKGYRVFVDQLTELRPLSSAQRNAIEAFLGESSDLDEVLRRTVRLLSQLTNQVALAQYPSFGTARVRHVELVGLGPHRVMTVLITDTGRVDQRTVESAAGDDTELLARLRERFNASLGGSALADAAILLRQLADTLEPDDRPLAAPLIASVAEQVAATRQDRLVMAGAANLARTERDFSGSIYPVLEAIEEQVTILRLFGEMDLDADGVAARIGRENADYGLGETSVLATGYAAPGGTVARLGVLGPTRMDYSGNMVAVRAVARYLSRLLGDDELR